A portion of the Stigmatella aurantiaca DW4/3-1 genome contains these proteins:
- a CDS encoding DUF4139 domain-containing protein, with protein MSTPVTLPVVKVTVLEDRALVERRGEVTLPAGAHPLRVEGLSALAVDRSLQVSLSGGTLIGAHVSRAWKEQPKEGLREHRTALGRRIEALEQAVRIAAGDVLRLESRLSVANAARQDVLRAISEGAGAGKASPDTWHQHLAQVRAEVNTTEEALRQARKREAHVRHELVAAQGAQTQGEQPETKLLTSASMEIHHPTGGTVTLGVAYLVPCAVWRPAYRATLRPQDGGESVTLECEAVVWQRTEEDWTNVELAFSTARPTLGASPPRLVEDRLYLRDKTQQEKQVVEVAIREEAVQTTGEGGGAKRAEDMPGLDDGGEALTLKASHRVTLPSDGAPHRVPLFQFTAPATSELVGTPEHSPLVHRVARFENKGTSVLLAGPVELVRTSGYVGRAQLAFAGVGERVKLGFGSEDALRISRQVETKQDTNRLTGRRVRTHFVKLFLSNTGHQPEKIAIEERMPVSEVEAVEIELLKDKTKPAPVKVSQDGIVRFELSAPPRSQQTLDFTYAVSSSSKVAGL; from the coding sequence GTGAGCACTCCCGTCACACTCCCTGTCGTCAAGGTCACCGTCCTGGAAGATCGCGCGCTCGTGGAGCGCCGGGGCGAGGTCACCCTCCCCGCCGGGGCGCACCCGCTGCGGGTGGAGGGCCTGTCCGCGCTCGCGGTGGACCGCTCGCTCCAGGTCTCGCTCTCCGGGGGCACCCTCATCGGGGCCCACGTGAGCCGCGCCTGGAAGGAGCAACCCAAGGAGGGCCTGCGCGAGCACCGCACGGCGCTCGGACGCCGCATCGAGGCGCTCGAGCAAGCGGTGCGGATCGCCGCCGGGGATGTGCTGCGGCTGGAGTCGCGGCTGAGCGTGGCGAACGCCGCGCGCCAGGACGTGCTCCGCGCCATCTCGGAGGGGGCCGGCGCCGGGAAAGCCTCTCCGGACACGTGGCACCAACACCTCGCCCAGGTGCGGGCAGAGGTGAACACGACAGAGGAGGCCCTTCGCCAGGCGCGCAAGCGAGAGGCCCATGTCCGCCATGAGCTGGTGGCGGCCCAGGGCGCGCAAACCCAGGGGGAGCAACCCGAGACGAAGCTCCTCACCTCGGCCAGCATGGAGATCCACCACCCCACGGGGGGCACGGTGACGCTGGGGGTGGCTTACCTGGTGCCCTGCGCCGTGTGGCGGCCCGCCTACCGGGCCACGCTGCGGCCCCAGGACGGGGGCGAGAGCGTGACGCTGGAGTGCGAGGCCGTGGTGTGGCAGCGGACGGAGGAAGACTGGACGAACGTGGAGTTGGCCTTCTCGACGGCGCGCCCCACCCTGGGGGCCAGCCCCCCGCGCCTGGTGGAGGACCGGCTGTACCTCCGGGACAAGACCCAGCAGGAAAAGCAGGTGGTGGAGGTGGCCATCCGGGAGGAGGCCGTGCAAACCACGGGCGAGGGCGGCGGTGCGAAGCGAGCCGAGGACATGCCCGGGCTGGACGACGGGGGCGAGGCCCTCACCCTGAAGGCGTCCCACCGCGTCACCCTGCCCTCGGACGGAGCGCCCCACCGGGTGCCCCTGTTCCAGTTCACCGCCCCGGCCACCTCGGAGCTGGTGGGCACCCCGGAACACTCTCCCTTGGTGCACCGGGTGGCCCGCTTCGAGAACAAGGGCACCTCGGTCTTGCTGGCCGGTCCGGTGGAGCTGGTGCGCACGAGCGGCTACGTGGGCCGCGCCCAGCTGGCCTTCGCGGGCGTGGGCGAGCGGGTGAAGCTGGGCTTCGGCAGCGAGGACGCCCTGCGGATCTCCCGGCAGGTGGAGACCAAACAAGACACGAACCGGCTGACGGGCCGGCGCGTGCGCACGCACTTCGTGAAGCTGTTCCTCTCCAACACGGGCCATCAGCCGGAGAAGATCGCCATCGAGGAGCGCATGCCTGTCTCGGAAGTGGAGGCGGTGGAGATCGAACTGCTCAAGGACAAGACAAAGCCCGCCCCCGTGAAGGTCAGCCAGGACGGCATCGTCCGGTTCGAGCTCTCCGCGCCGCCCCGCTCCCAGCAGACGCTTGACTTCACCTACGCTGTCTCGAGTTCCTCCAAGGTCGCCGGACTCTGA
- a CDS encoding DUF4139 domain-containing protein, whose product MLVVPSVLDAVTVHADGALCTRVATLSPDQGRLPTQVRILGLPLGLTPGSLRASILQGPPGLAVRDIRPSFDVQLPPELDMPAEHRALEEALEGLARVTSEAERVQREIEALQRLGPSFPKPKAGDDPRDASPTAVLTLGAFVDEELATLHTRKLELERQQRDALAEVELRRRRLQEGSSAVRGQRAVVYRAATLTLSETGAVEGTARLALEYAVKGAHWLPGYELRMPRSLDGGILRMRASVFQRTGEDWTGVKLALSTAELNRRADVPELKALRIGRRQPPPARSGWREPPPGLEELFSGYDAAANRSLPPPPPPPPAKPEVPAPREAPVLPEMDEGAPSMAAAPSMAFPEPMPKASKSSGRRPTGSFAVPQAAVPPPAPGAVPMRSMPRGGGGSFLEKKKRAPLRDTNVRREPDPEDDDVMEELADEAESLGGFGGARHQKEEADSPTELELGGDLLDYGSLELSAASEPGRRGKLHPPASSSQEWRVALTAVNLQVDISTLMIQVSQRTRNAGPPPPPPPWTVPPRQSTPHFDYRYDVEARTDVPSDGTWHTVSVFSAPVGLIAEYLCVPSLEPQVFRSVKVENRTPHALLAGPVDVTLGEEFLMTSPLPTLAPGATQRLGLGVEEAIKVSRNTRFDEASGGVFGGATVLTHRVSLEVANRLGRPVTVELRERVPVVPTGEKDIKVEEAEVKPAWRAPTPLPGETPVEGERAWRVTLQPGEKQGLDASWTIKIPSSKMLQGGNRRT is encoded by the coding sequence ATGCTCGTCGTCCCATCCGTCCTGGACGCAGTCACCGTCCACGCTGACGGCGCGCTTTGTACCCGCGTGGCCACGCTCTCACCCGATCAGGGCCGCCTGCCCACGCAGGTGCGCATCCTTGGCCTGCCACTCGGGCTCACCCCGGGCTCGCTGCGCGCCTCCATTCTTCAAGGGCCCCCCGGCCTCGCCGTCCGGGACATCCGCCCCAGCTTCGATGTGCAGTTGCCTCCCGAGCTGGACATGCCCGCGGAGCACCGCGCGCTCGAGGAGGCCTTGGAGGGGCTTGCCCGCGTCACCTCCGAGGCGGAGCGGGTGCAACGGGAGATCGAGGCATTGCAACGGCTCGGGCCTTCCTTCCCGAAGCCCAAAGCCGGGGATGACCCCCGCGACGCATCCCCCACCGCCGTCCTCACCCTCGGCGCCTTCGTCGACGAGGAGCTGGCGACCCTCCACACCCGCAAGCTGGAGCTGGAACGGCAGCAACGGGACGCCTTGGCGGAGGTGGAGTTGCGCCGGCGCCGGCTCCAAGAGGGCTCCTCCGCGGTGAGGGGCCAGCGGGCGGTGGTGTACCGGGCCGCCACCCTCACCCTCTCGGAGACAGGGGCGGTGGAAGGCACGGCGCGGCTCGCCCTGGAATACGCCGTGAAGGGCGCCCACTGGCTGCCCGGGTACGAGCTGCGGATGCCCCGCTCGCTCGACGGGGGCATCCTGCGCATGCGCGCCTCGGTGTTCCAGCGCACGGGCGAGGATTGGACGGGCGTGAAGCTGGCCCTGTCCACGGCCGAGCTGAACCGGCGCGCGGACGTGCCGGAGTTGAAGGCCCTGCGCATCGGCCGGCGCCAGCCGCCCCCCGCCCGCTCGGGCTGGCGCGAGCCGCCCCCCGGCCTGGAGGAACTCTTCTCCGGATACGATGCCGCGGCCAACCGCTCGCTCCCCCCTCCTCCCCCTCCCCCGCCCGCGAAGCCCGAGGTGCCCGCTCCCCGCGAGGCACCGGTCCTGCCGGAGATGGACGAGGGCGCCCCCTCCATGGCCGCCGCCCCCTCCATGGCCTTCCCCGAACCGATGCCGAAGGCGTCGAAATCCTCAGGACGGAGACCCACGGGATCCTTCGCGGTGCCCCAGGCCGCCGTCCCCCCCCCTGCTCCCGGCGCCGTGCCCATGCGGAGCATGCCCCGGGGAGGCGGAGGTTCGTTCCTGGAGAAGAAGAAGCGGGCCCCCCTTCGGGACACCAACGTCCGGCGGGAACCGGATCCTGAGGACGACGACGTGATGGAGGAGTTGGCGGACGAAGCCGAGTCCCTGGGCGGCTTCGGCGGAGCCAGGCACCAGAAGGAAGAAGCCGACTCGCCCACGGAGCTCGAGTTGGGTGGAGATCTGCTGGACTACGGTTCGCTGGAGCTGTCCGCCGCGAGCGAGCCCGGGCGTCGAGGCAAGCTGCATCCCCCGGCCTCTTCCTCCCAGGAATGGCGGGTGGCCCTCACGGCGGTGAACCTCCAGGTGGACATCAGCACGCTGATGATCCAGGTGAGCCAGCGCACCCGGAACGCGGGCCCCCCTCCCCCGCCCCCCCCATGGACGGTCCCTCCGCGCCAGTCCACCCCCCACTTCGACTATCGCTATGACGTGGAGGCCCGGACGGACGTGCCCTCGGATGGGACGTGGCACACGGTGTCCGTGTTCTCGGCACCGGTGGGCCTCATCGCCGAGTACCTCTGCGTCCCCTCCCTGGAGCCCCAGGTGTTCCGCTCCGTGAAGGTGGAGAACCGCACGCCGCACGCGCTGCTGGCGGGGCCCGTGGACGTGACGCTTGGGGAGGAGTTCCTCATGACGTCCCCGCTGCCCACGCTGGCACCGGGCGCCACGCAGCGGCTGGGGCTGGGCGTGGAGGAAGCCATCAAGGTGTCGCGCAACACGCGCTTCGACGAAGCCTCGGGCGGCGTCTTCGGCGGCGCCACCGTGCTCACCCACCGCGTCTCGCTGGAGGTGGCCAACCGCCTGGGACGGCCGGTGACGGTGGAGCTCCGGGAGCGCGTCCCCGTGGTGCCCACGGGCGAGAAGGACATCAAGGTGGAAGAGGCCGAGGTAAAGCCCGCCTGGCGCGCCCCCACGCCGCTGCCTGGAGAGACGCCGGTGGAAGGTGAACGGGCCTGGCGGGTGACGCTGCAACCGGGTGAGAAGCAGGGGCTGGACGCGTCGTGGACCATCAAGATCCCCTCGAGCAAGATGCTCCAGGGCGGCAACCGGAGGACGTAA